GGCCTTGTCGGCGATCGGATCCATGGCGGCGCCGAAGCGGCTTTCCTGGCCCCAGGCGCGCGCCAGATAGCCGTCGAACCAGTCGGTCACGGCGGCGACCAGGAACAGCGCCAGCGCCGCGAAATCCGCGAAGGGCCGGCTTAGGAAAAAGAACATCAGCGGCACCAGCGGCGCGGCCGCAAGTCGCAGAACGGTCAGGATATTGGGCAGGGTCCAGCGCATGGCCTGCAATCTAGGCGCTTGCGCGGCCGGGGGGAAGAGGCCAGACGCGGCGGGTCGCGCCTGCGCTATTTCTGGATGGGAATAATTATTTCCCGGAAAGCACAATTTTTGCCGCGAATCGGGCATTTTCCTGCTAGGCTGCGGCCGTGGCTTGCGGAGGGCCCCATGTATTTCGCCGGACAAAAGAAGGATTCGCTGTTCACCCGCCTGGGCGGCGAGGAGGGCGTGCGGGCTCTGGTCGAGCTGTTTTACGACATCATCGAGCAGGACGAGGCGGCGCAGCCGCTGCACCAGCTGCATCTGCAAGGCTCGGGCGTCGCGCATTCGCGGGCCGAGCAGTTCAATTACCTCTGCGGCTTCTTCGGCGGGCCGCAGCATTACGTCATGCGCCACGGCCATTCCCGCCTGCGCGAGATCCACAAGCATGTCCCCATCGGCCCCGAGATGCGCGACCTGTGGCTGGCCTGCATGGAAAAGGCCATCGCGCAACGCGGTATCGCCCCGGACTTGGCGGCGCAGCTGATGCGGCATTTCGCCGTCGCGGCCGAGACCTCGCGCAACCGGGACTGAGCCTCAGCCCTTCTGGAAGTGATCCACGATCTTCTGCGCCAGCGATTCGCTGATGCCCTCGACCGCGACCAGGTCGGCAAGACCGGCGCGGCTGACCGCCTTGGCGCTGCCGAAATGCTGGAGCAGGGCGCGCTTGCGGCTGGCGCCGACGCCGGCGATTTCGTCCAGCGGATTCGCCATCACCGCCTTGGCGCGCTTGGCGCGATGCGTGCCGATGGCCCAGCGATGCGCCTCGTCGCGCAGGCGCTGCACGAAATACAGCACCGGATCGTTCATGCGCAGGGCAAAGGGGCGCTGGCCGAAGCGGTGGAATTCCTCCTTGCCGTGGTCGCGGTCGAGGCCCTTGGCGACGCCGACCATGGGGATGTCCTCGACCCCCATGTCGGCCATGATCTGATGCACCGCCGAGACCTGCCCGGCGCCGCCGTCGATCAGCAGCAGGTCGGGCCAGGCGTCGGTCTGGCGGTCGGGATCCTCTTTCAGCAGGCGCGAGAAGCGGCGGGTCAGCACCTCGCGCATCATGCCGAAATCGTCGCCGGGGGTGATCTCGGTGCCCTTGATGTTGAACTTGCGATACTGGCTCTTGATCCAGCCTTCGGGGCCGGCGACCACCATGCCGCCGACGGCATTGCTGCCCTGGATATGGCTGTTGTCATAGACCTCGATGCGCTGCGGCACGGCGGGCAGGTCGAAGGCCTCGGCCAGACCCTCCAGCAGCCGCTGCTGCGCGGCGCTTTCCGACATGCGGCGGGCTAGGCTCTCGCGCGCGTTGCGCAGGGCGTTTTCCACCAGCTCGGCCTTTTCGCCGCGCTGGGGCACGCCCAGGGCGACCTTGCGGCCGGCCTTCTCGGTCAGGATCTCGGCCATCAGGTCGGGATCCTCGATGCCATGCGACAGCAGGACCATGCGCGGCGGCACCTTGCCGTCGTAGAATTGCGCCAGGAACGCCTGCATCACCTCATCGGCGGATTCGACGCCGTTGAGCTTGGGGTAGAAGTCGCGGTTGCCCCAGCTCTGATTGCCGCGGATGAAGAACACCTGCACGCAGGCCTGGCCGCCCTCCATATGCAGCGCGATCACGTCGGCCTCGGGCACGCCGCGCGGGTTGATCGCCTGCACCGATTGCACGGCGGTCAGCGCCTTGATGCGGTCGCGCAGCGCGGCGGCGCGTTCGTATTCCATCGCCTCGGCGGCCTCGGCCATCTCGCGCGCCAGGTTGGCCTGCACGGCGGTGGACTTGCCTTGCAGGAAGCGTTCGGCGTCCAGCACCAGCGCGGCGTAATCCGCCTGTTCGATGCGGCCGACGCAAGGCGCCGAGCAGCGCTTGATCTGGAATAGCAGGCAGGGCCGGGTGCGGCTGCTGAATGTCGCGTCGGTGCAGCTGCGCAGCAGGAACACCCGCTGCAGCTGGTTCAGCGTCCGGTTCACCGCCCCGGCGCTGGCGAAGGGGCCGTAATAGTCGCCCTTTTCCGACTTGGCGCCGCGGTGCTTCTTGATCTGGGCAAAGGGATGCGCCTTGGCGACCAGGATGTTCGGGAAGGACTTGTCGTCGCGCAGAAGCACGTTGTAGCGTGGCTTCAGCTGCTTGATGAGGTTCTGTTCCAAAAGCAGCGCCTCGGTTTCCGTGCGCGTGGTCAGGAACATCATCGAGCAGGTTTCGCGGATCATCCGGGCGATGCGCCCCGAATGGCCGGCCGGGCGGGCATAGTTCGACACCCGCGCGCGCAGGTTGCGCGCCTTGCCGACATAGAGCACCGCCCCCTGCGCATCCAGCATGCGATAGACCCCCGGCGAGCCGTCGAGCGTCTTCAGATAGTCCTGGATCAGCGCGTGGCCGGTCTTGGCGGGCCGCTTGTCTGGGGTGGAATCGGTCATGCTGTTAACGAAATGATTCTGGGGCCGCGCTGCAAGTTCCGGCGTGGAAGTTCAAGCAGAATCCTGTCCACGGAATCTGTGGATAACTCTGTGAATCAGCTTGGGAGCAGCGGTCGATCCGCAAGCGTTTGTTGGGGATTCCTCGATCTGCACAAAAAACAGGCAGTAAAGTAACGCCTTGTTTTCGTCGTATATTTTTTCTCCTTTCGCCAATCCCCTGAATCTCTTGCCAGAATCGTGAAGGATCGGTGAATGCCCGGCCAAAGGTGGACAACTTGCCGCAAGGGCACGGCCCGGCGCTATTCAACCCCAAGGACATCGGGCGTGCGCCAGGCCAGATGCTGGCCGCCGTCGGTGCAGATCAGCTGGCCGGTGACCGAGGGCGAGTCGAGGAAGAATCCCAGCGCGGCGCAGACATCGCCCGGCCCGGCGCCGCGTTCCAGGATGGTGGCGGCGCGCTGGCGGCTGAAATGGCTGTCGGATTGCCGGGTGCCCTGCACGGTCGGGCCGGGGCCGATGGCATTGACGCGGATGTCGGGCGCCAGGGCCTGGGCCGAGGTCCGGGTCAGCCACCACAGGCCCGCCTTGGCCAGCGAATAGGTCATGAACTCCGGCGTCGGTTTCAGCACCCGCTGGTCGATCATGTTGACCACCAGCGCGCGCGCCACCGGCTCGTCGCCGCCGCGGTCGGCCCCGGGCGCCTGGGCGGCAAAAGCCTGGGTCAGCAGGAAGGGCGCGCGCAGGTTCGAGCCCATGTGCCGGTCCCAACTGTGCCGGCTGGCGCTTTGCAGGTTGTCGTATTCGAAGATCGAGGCATTGTTCACCAGCACCGTCAGCGGTCCCAAGGCCGCGGTGGCGCGCGGCACCAGCGCTTCGGCGGCCTCGGGGTCCAGAAGATCGGCCTGCAGGATCTTGGCGCGGACGCCAAGCGCGCGGATCTCGGCCGCGGTGGCCTCGGCCTCGGCGGCGGATGCGTGGCAATGTACGGCGATGTCGTGGCCGCGGCCGGCCAGATACAGCGCCATGGCCTTGCCCAGCCGGCGGGCGCCCCCGGTAATCAGCGCGGTCATTTCAGCGGAATCCCCAGGATTTTGGCGATGATCCGGCGCACGCCCGGGCCGGCGACCAGCGCCAGCGCGATGATGATCAGCAGGCACAGGATGACGGTCTTGATCATCCGCGCACCTCGAAGCGGGAAAAGGCGGCGCGTTCCTCGACGCCGCCGATCAGCGCCTCGGCCGACAGGCCGAAGCGGCGCAGCAGCGGCACACGCTGGCCATAGGTCAGGAAGCGGGTCTTGTCGCCGTAAAGCGCGCGCATCTTGGGCACCAGATGGGCGATGCCATCGGCCAGGCCCAGTTCGACCGCCTCGCGGCCGGTCCAGATCTCGCCGGTAAACAGGTCGCGGTCCTCGGCCAGGCGGCTGCCGCGGCGGGCGATCACCTGCTCCTTGAAGGCCTGGTGGATCGGAGCCAGCAGCCGTTCCAGCCGGGCCACGTCCTCGGGCGACTCGGGCCGGAACGGGTCCAGCATCGACTTCGAGCGCCCGGCGGTATGCACGCGCCGCTCGATGCCGTGGCGCTGGATCAGCTCGGCAAAGCCGAAGCCCGAGGAGATCACCCCGATCGAGCCCAGGACCGAACTGTCGTCGGCCCAGATGAAATCGGCGGCCGAGGCCAGCCAGTAGCCGCCCGAGGCTGCCACATCCTCGACGAAGGCATGCACCGGCACATCGTTTTCCTGCGCCAGCCGGCGGATGCGGGCGCCGATCAGGCTGGACTGCACCGGCGAGCCGCCGGGCGAGTTCACCGCCAGCGCCACCGCGGCCGGCTTCCTGCGCTTGAAGGCGCGTTCCAGCATCGGTGCCAGCGCCGCATCGGACAGGCCGGAGCCGCCGCGACCGGCAATTCCGATGGCGCCCTGCAGGCGCAGCACGGCGACGCTGGCCGGGCGGTTCACGAGGCGGTTCAGGAATGGAATTTTCATGTGCTCCAGATAGGCATGCGGCGGGGCGGCGGCAAGCACTCAGCCCTGCGCTTTCAGAAAGGCCATCACCTCGGCGCGGTCGGGCATGGCGTCGCCGGCCCCGGCGCGCGTGACCTGCACCGCGGCAGCGGCGGCGGCGTGGCGCAGCGCGGTCGGCGCATCCTCGCCCCGCGCCAGCCCGGCCGCGAACCAGCCGGCAAAGCAGTCGCCGGCGCCGGTGGTATCCACCGCCTCGACGCGAAACGCCGGCTGGTGCCAGGTCTGGCCTGCGCGCAGGTCGCGGAACTCGGCCCCCTCGGCGCCACGGGTGATCAGCAGCCCCTCGATGGGCAGATCCTCGCCGAAGGCGGCAAAGGTGTCGCGGGCCTCGATCGCGTTCACCGCCAGGATCGAGACATGCGGCAGCACCGCCCGCAGCGCCCCGATCTCGAAGGGGGCGGCGGAATAGATCACCCGGGCGCCGGCGGCGCGGGCGCGGGCGGCGGTCTGGACCTGGAGGCTGGTCTCGTTCTGCATCATGAGCAGGTCGGCGGGGCCGAAGGCCGCGCGCTCGGGCAGGTCGGCGGGCAGCGCCATATTGGCGCCGCCATGCAGGACGATGGAATTCTCGCCCGAGGCATCGACCAGGATGATGGCATGGCCGGTAGCCGTATCGGCCAGCCGGGCGATGCCCGATGTATCGACCCCGGCCGCGGCCAGCCGCGCGATCACCCAATCCTCGGCCGTGCCCATGGCGCCCAGATGCACCACCGGCGCCCCGGCGCGGGCGGCGGCGACCGACTGGTTCGCGCCCTTGCCGCCCAGGCCCTGGGCATAGGACAGGGCATGCATGGTCTCTCCGGCGCGGGGCATGGCCGGCAGCCGATAGACATGGTCGATGTTGATCGAGCCGAGATTGTAGATCGTCATCCGCGCCTCTTCATTCACCGTTTCCCAAATACCCCTGCAACGCCGGCGGCGCACCGCGGCATTTCAGCCTTGGCACGACGCCTTGTCCATCCCGGAAACGCAAGACGCGCCCCGGGGGGCGCGTCTGCTGTTCATGGAGCGGCGGTCATTCCGGCTTGCGCGGATGCTTGATCGGCCACCACAGCTTCTTGTTGGTCAGATACAGCAGCACCGACAGCACGACCAGGAACAGGACC
This portion of the Paracoccus sp. N5 genome encodes:
- a CDS encoding group II truncated hemoglobin, yielding MYFAGQKKDSLFTRLGGEEGVRALVELFYDIIEQDEAAQPLHQLHLQGSGVAHSRAEQFNYLCGFFGGPQHYVMRHGHSRLREIHKHVPIGPEMRDLWLACMEKAIAQRGIAPDLAAQLMRHFAVAAETSRNRD
- the uvrC gene encoding excinuclease ABC subunit UvrC, with the translated sequence MTDSTPDKRPAKTGHALIQDYLKTLDGSPGVYRMLDAQGAVLYVGKARNLRARVSNYARPAGHSGRIARMIRETCSMMFLTTRTETEALLLEQNLIKQLKPRYNVLLRDDKSFPNILVAKAHPFAQIKKHRGAKSEKGDYYGPFASAGAVNRTLNQLQRVFLLRSCTDATFSSRTRPCLLFQIKRCSAPCVGRIEQADYAALVLDAERFLQGKSTAVQANLAREMAEAAEAMEYERAAALRDRIKALTAVQSVQAINPRGVPEADVIALHMEGGQACVQVFFIRGNQSWGNRDFYPKLNGVESADEVMQAFLAQFYDGKVPPRMVLLSHGIEDPDLMAEILTEKAGRKVALGVPQRGEKAELVENALRNARESLARRMSESAAQQRLLEGLAEAFDLPAVPQRIEVYDNSHIQGSNAVGGMVVAGPEGWIKSQYRKFNIKGTEITPGDDFGMMREVLTRRFSRLLKEDPDRQTDAWPDLLLIDGGAGQVSAVHQIMADMGVEDIPMVGVAKGLDRDHGKEEFHRFGQRPFALRMNDPVLYFVQRLRDEAHRWAIGTHRAKRAKAVMANPLDEIAGVGASRKRALLQHFGSAKAVSRAGLADLVAVEGISESLAQKIVDHFQKG
- a CDS encoding SDR family oxidoreductase, with protein sequence MTALITGGARRLGKAMALYLAGRGHDIAVHCHASAAEAEATAAEIRALGVRAKILQADLLDPEAAEALVPRATAALGPLTVLVNNASIFEYDNLQSASRHSWDRHMGSNLRAPFLLTQAFAAQAPGADRGGDEPVARALVVNMIDQRVLKPTPEFMTYSLAKAGLWWLTRTSAQALAPDIRVNAIGPGPTVQGTRQSDSHFSRQRAATILERGAGPGDVCAALGFFLDSPSVTGQLICTDGGQHLAWRTPDVLGVE
- a CDS encoding S49 family peptidase; translated protein: MKIPFLNRLVNRPASVAVLRLQGAIGIAGRGGSGLSDAALAPMLERAFKRRKPAAVALAVNSPGGSPVQSSLIGARIRRLAQENDVPVHAFVEDVAASGGYWLASAADFIWADDSSVLGSIGVISSGFGFAELIQRHGIERRVHTAGRSKSMLDPFRPESPEDVARLERLLAPIHQAFKEQVIARRGSRLAEDRDLFTGEIWTGREAVELGLADGIAHLVPKMRALYGDKTRFLTYGQRVPLLRRFGLSAEALIGGVEERAAFSRFEVRG
- a CDS encoding ribokinase, whose translation is MTIYNLGSINIDHVYRLPAMPRAGETMHALSYAQGLGGKGANQSVAAARAGAPVVHLGAMGTAEDWVIARLAAAGVDTSGIARLADTATGHAIILVDASGENSIVLHGGANMALPADLPERAAFGPADLLMMQNETSLQVQTAARARAAGARVIYSAAPFEIGALRAVLPHVSILAVNAIEARDTFAAFGEDLPIEGLLITRGAEGAEFRDLRAGQTWHQPAFRVEAVDTTGAGDCFAGWFAAGLARGEDAPTALRHAAAAAAVQVTRAGAGDAMPDRAEVMAFLKAQG